In Porites lutea chromosome 9, jaPorLute2.1, whole genome shotgun sequence, a single window of DNA contains:
- the LOC140947375 gene encoding tRNA pseudouridine(38/39) synthase-like, with translation METVDNVGDLNEFELSELQLLSKDDLIKRIITLNRDKKELMVKLGAYAVSKMEEDLTLNSSECHSPSCKGLDTNPKMKKAARGVSSGQKPFDFSRYHKRHVALKVAYLGWDYHGFASQESTENTIESHFFAALSKACLIESRADCNYSRCGRTDKGVSAFAQVVSLDVRSNLMEGLGVIMSGNQEKVQQRIETSKVTEEIPYPRVLNKLLPPEIRIIAWTPVSQDFDARFSCLQRTYKYYFPAANVDISVMNQAAQKFVGEHDFRNFCKMDVASGVVTFRRNLLSFTVYRSNSDSQSCSGYDMCEMIICGSAFLWHQVRCMVAVLLMIGQKLENPEVIDWMLDIEQCPQRPQYNMASEIPLVLYDCAFEELSWKHEPGVLNALLKDFQAQWSAHAIKAAVLTNLIDKLEEAPILAEISGEDSAQLNGIDENDKHLVKWCDIKPPHYYQLIPLVPLQVAVKTHRPLMKRALHDSFESKLEAVNAKRRKAGKKEFSEKCGGAEMKE, from the exons ATGGAAACAGTCGACAATGTTGGAGACCTAAACGAATTCGAATTGTCAGAGTTACAATTACTTTCCAAAGATGATCTGATCAAAAGGATTATAACACTTAACAGAGATAAGAAAGAGTTGATGGTGAAGCTTGGAGCCTACGCAGTCAGCAAAATGGAAGAAGATCTGACTTTAAACTCTTCTGAGTGTCATTCACCCTCTTGCAAGGGACTTGATACTAATCCTAAAATGAAAAAGGCTGCAAGAGGAGTTTCTAGCGGGCAGAAACCGTTTGACTTTAGTCGCTATCATAAACGACATGTAGCTCTAAAGGTGGCCTATCTGGGATGGGACTATCACGGCTTTGCTAGTCAAGAGAGCACAGAAAACACTATTGAAAGTCACTTCTTTGCAGCTCTGTCCAAAGCTTGTCTGATAGAAAGTAGAGCTGATTGTAATTACTCGAGATGTGGAAGGACAGATAAGGGAGTAAGTGCTTTTGCACAAGTCGTGTCCCTTGATGTCCGGTCAAATCTCATGGAAGGTCTTGGTGTCATTATGAGTGGAAACCAAGAAAAAGTTCAACAAAGAATTG AGACATCCAAAGTAACTGAAGAAATCCCTTATCCTCGTGTTCTTAACAAACTGCTTCCACCAGAAATCAGAATTATTGCCTGGACTCCAGTGAGTCAAGACTTTGATGCACGATTTAGCTGTTTACAGCGGACATACAAATACTACTTCCCAGCAGCAAATGTTGATATAAGTGTTATGAATCAAGCAGCACAGAAGTTTGTTGGGGAACATGACTTCAGAAATTTCTGTAAAATGGATGTTGCAAGTGGAGTGGTGACTTTCAGAAGAAATTTACTGTCATTCACAGTGTACAGAAGTAATAGTGATTCACAAAGCTGCAGTGGCTATGACATGTGTGAGATGATCATTTGTGGATCTGCATTTTTATGGCATCAGGTACGCTGCATGGTTGCTGTGCTGCTCATGATTGGTCAGAAGCTAGAAAATCCTGAAGTTATTGACTGGATGCTTGATATTGAACAGTGTCCTCAGCGACCACAGTACAACATGGCATCAGAAATTCCGCTGGTGCTATATGATTGTGCTTTTGAAGAGTTGTCATGGAAACATGAACCTGGTGTTTTGAATGCTCTGTTGAAGGATTTTCAAGCCCAGTGGTCAGCTCATGCTATTAAAGCTGCAGTACTTACAAACTTGATTGACAAGTTAGAGGAAGCGCCCATCCTCGCAGAAATTAGTGGTGAAGACAGCGCACAGTTGAATGGAATCGATGAGAATGACAAGCATCTAGTTAAGTGGTGTGATATTAAGCCTCCACATTATTATCAACTGATTCCATTGGTTCCCCTGCAGGTAGCTGTGAAAACTCACAGGCCACTGATGAAGAGAGCATTGCATGACAGTTTTGAGTCCAAGCTGGAGGCCGTTAATGCCAAACGaagaaaagctggtaaaaaaGAATTCTCTGAAAAATGTGGTGGTGCAGAAATGAAGGAATGA